A single Drosophila miranda strain MSH22 chromosome XR, D.miranda_PacBio2.1, whole genome shotgun sequence DNA region contains:
- the LOC108153671 gene encoding uridine phosphorylase 1-like — MAAKCNTAGAMPCDLTRDVCQLKESVRSQGKQLGRLVRHMKMGCKKPPNQSTLKGLNPFLPCLKPDFLYHLGMDTATTNFPKVFGDVRFVCMGGTPGRMERFAYRIMKDLRLKLSPVTTLRNMTDGHRFALYKVGPVLCVTHGMGCPSISILLHELIKMMHYAKCQNPVFIRIGTCGGIGIEPGTVVISSEALDCKLNPYYEVIVQGKIVQHCSQLDQCLAQELQSLANPCEVDFEAIIGKTICADDFYEGQSRLDGAFCDYTSHSKTAYLLGLKGNGVAKFDMESTAFAALTKRANIRSAVVCVSVIDRMKGDQIRACPKSLSVWEKRPQELVSRYIRKVLLDEVNEAKKVKDVPARCVGGESEI, encoded by the exons ATGGCAGCAAAGTGCAACACTGCAGGCGCAATGCCATGCGACTTGACCCGCGACGTTTGCCAGTTGAAGG AATCGGTGAGGTCACAGGGCAAGCAGCTTGGGCGGCTCGTCAGGCACATGAAGATGGGGTGCAAAAAGCCGCCAAATCAGAGCACTCTAAAGGGTCTCAATCCCTTCCTGCCTTGCCTCAAGCCTGACTTTCTCTATCATCTGGGCATGGATACGGCCACGACGAACTTCCCCAAGGTCTTTGGCGATGTGCGG TTTGTTTGCATGGGTGGTACGCCTGGACGCATGGAGAGATTTGCTTACAGGATTATGAAGGACCTCCGTCTGAAGCTGAGCCCGGTAACTACTCTTAGGAATATGACCGATGGTCATCGCTTTGCGCTCTACAAAGTGGGCCCAGTACTGTGTGTAACTCATGGCATGGGGTGTCCGTCGATTTCCATACTGCTCCATGAGCTCATCAAGATGATGCACTATGCAAAGTGTCAGAATCCCGTATTCATCAGAATTGGGACCTGCGGCGGCATCGGAATAGAGCCCGGAACCGTGGTCATCAGCTCGGAGGCACTGGACTGCAAGCTCAATCCCTATTATGAGGTAATCGTTCAGGGCAAAATCGTGCAGCATTGCAGCCAACTAGACCAGTGTTTGGCCCAAGAACTGCAATCACTGGCGAATCCTTGCGAAGTTGACTTTGAGGCAATTATTGGTAAGACCATTTGCGCCGACGACTTCTATGAAGGCCAGTCCCGACTCGATGGTGCCTTCTGCGACTACACGAGTCACTCGAAGACCGCCTATCTTCTCGGCCTGAAGGGTAACGGAGTGGCCAAATTTGATATGGAGAGTACCGCCTTTGCCGCTCTCACAAAAAGGGCCAATATACGCTCTGCCGTCGTCTGCGTTAGCGTCATCGATCGTATGAAGGGTGATCAG ATACGTGCATGTCCGAAATCCCTTAGTGTGTGGGAGAAGCGGCCTCAGGAGCTCGTGTCGCGATACATTCGCAAAGTACTCCTGGACGAAGTCAACGAAGCCAAAAAAGTGAAAGACGTTCCTGCCCGCTGCGTGGGAGGAGAATCGGAGATCTGA
- the LOC108153525 gene encoding enhancer of split malpha protein, with product MSFITREYKFESSMVQQKSDQHTMAMRSLKKLVKPLLRLVKKKQLLRKTLAEIQNQNDINASLEDMRKDPAVSCDNMANEQLEQRLYNDLKQCPSNVAMIVQQGQQQHVVPVQPEQTFIPVHFARTSSGTFFWTTAEGARQHQEQQLRQQFDRWVQA from the coding sequence ATGTCTTTCATCACACGGGAATACAAGTTTGAGAGCAGCATGGTGCAGCAGAAATCAGATCAGCACACGATGGCCATGCGGAGTCTGAAGAAACTCGTCAAACCACTGCTGCGGCTAGTGAAGAAAAAGCAGCTACTGCGGAAGACTCTGGCCGAGATCCAGAACCAGAACGACATCAACGCCTCGCTGGAGGACATGCGCAAAGATCCCGCCGTCAGCTGCGACAACATGGCCAACGAGCAACTGGAGCAGCGCCTCTACAACGATCTGAAGCAGTGCCCCAGCAACGTGGCAATGATCGTGCAGCAgggtcagcagcagcacgtCGTCCCCGTCCAGCCCGAGCAGACCTTCATCCCGGTCCACTTTGCCCgcaccagcagcggcaccTTCTTCTGGACCACTGCCGAGGGTGCCCGCCAGCACCAGGAGCAACAGTTGCGCCAGCAGTTCGATCGCTGGGTTCAGGCCTAG
- the LOC108165514 gene encoding uncharacterized protein LOC108165514: protein MAYETLLNSTYSPVYVKKTYTPSKAVKKIFKMACKLLKASSTTSKGHRELKNTSPPAHEENSSQIECLVLSEEELQNSQNEELEAAASAQYLQL from the coding sequence ATGGCCTACGAAACTCTGCTGAACAGCACGTACAGTCCTGTATACGTGAAAAAAACCTACACCCCATCGAAGGCCGTGAAGAAAATCTTCAAAATGGCCTGTAAACTACTAAAGGCCTCGTCCACCACTTCCAAGGGGCACAGGGAGCTCAAAAACACCAGCCCGCCAGCCCACGAGGAGAATTCCTCGCAAATAGAATGCCTCGTACTTAGCGAAGAAGAATTACAAAACTCCCAAAACGAAGAGTTGGAGGCAGCGGCATCAGCTCAATATTTGCAACTGTGA
- the LOC108165506 gene encoding enhancer of split malpha protein translates to MSAITKQKNFNNNMYKSKVSPSRRLKNLLKPLLGHVFNLKKEQPKRSSYIASAEKEAEFDWLNNDMDNMANEHLESRLIEEIRQCAKEDAIIVYNENGSGELQTMDQEDYYVPVHFARTNAGTFFWTSVQPKASEPYAIEWNFLDRWAQA, encoded by the coding sequence ATGTCGGCCATCACCAAGCAGAAGAACTTCAACAACAACATGTACAAGTCGAAAGTGTCGCCCTCGCGCCGTCTCAAGAACCTCCTGAAGCCGCTCCTGGGTCACGTCTTCAATCTGAAGAAGGAGCAGCCAAAGCGCAGCTCCTACATCGCCTCGGCCGAGAAAGAGGCCGAGTTCGATTGGCTCAACAACGACATGGACAACATGGCCAACGAGCATCTGGAGAGCCGCCTCATCGAGGAGATCCGCCAGTGCGCCAAGGAGGATGCCATCATCGTCTACAACGAAAACGGCTCTGGGGAACTGCAAACCATGGACCAGGAGGACTACTATGTTCCTGTCCACTTTGCCCGCACCAACGCCGGAACCTTCTTCTGGACCTCGGTGCAGCCCAAGGCCAGCGAGCCCTATGCCATCGAATGGAACTTCCTCGACCGTTGGGCCCAAGCGTGA
- the LOC108153608 gene encoding uncharacterized protein LOC108153608 isoform X2 has translation MKAIRCKSKKQAQAFNHVMVRKGYLVLLLVLVAKETKVSSKKVSSLEPRSLNQSQKFEYCVKILMLCHLIWDSPPDYEDFDNANVDSMKYAHGNSHFKDDYKKANCIPPGLSKKDLLEFWVAVAEWEMEVRNLFLVEKFLPIIKESDNAITINLWGLLHLRKSVMCYRKLDPKATLTPTPTPTPTRQPTTQLTTTSNEFSSTLAYPSTSSCNGNTEIGIWINQQINGSLALDKLIKKMLIIVGKIERHIHRKCCPYEPIRDRVEVVHDGIDFLLQLNGIEPYKRAQSTGYIGSDFDNLKTRLEYLSLALAKGAAKGNRSVGKCCPAWSDQYNTFQVEMEENFEKLEADSSDLTAYLTNLIDKQEALEMDRSDQVKLLQSLDALHGSPASESTERCCPNQEKDMENIEKILKDLKLSDGLPESIATADSLQDRLTKANANLISAKGLLNDEEANIRKMASLCGEFCPSQKKGNIDYQSAKVSQLEEQMKEINDKAPEIIELLKSPNWPEHLKAIEKVRQEVKDFMTKQRQDDVNQQLAMVPEEPSESVKKMTHSLEELEAKLSELRPKNQTYEQLLLDSIGGLEQRLRDRLSGLNAMITKTEADADKCNSNCDWGNLPPMEELQERVKEMAALVVTK, from the exons ATGAAAGCAATCAGGTGTAAATCAAAGAAACAGGCCCAGGCATTCAATCACGTCATG GTTCGAAAAGGCTATTTGGTGCTCCTCTTGGTTTTGGTAGCCAAAGAAACCAAAGTTTCGAGCAAAAAGGTTTCCAGTCTGGAGCCCAGAAGCTTGAACCAATCACAGAAATTCGAGTACTGCGTCAAGATTCTTATGTTGTGCCACCTCATCTGGGATTCGCCGCCCGACTACGAGGATTTTGACAACGCGAACGTGGATTCAATGAAGTATGCTCACGGTAACAGTCACTTCAAGGACGATTACAAGAAGGCCAATTGCATACCTCCGGGCCTCAGTAAAAAAGATCTATTAGAGTTCTGGGTAGCTGTGGCCGAGTGGGAGATGGAGGTGAGGAACCTTTTCCTCGTCGAGAAATTCCTGCCCATCATCAAGGAGTCCGACAACGCCATTACGATCAATCTGTGGGGGTTGCTCCACCTCCGAAAGTCAGTAATGTGCTATCGAAAATTGGACCCCAAAGCGACACTGACACCGACACCGACTCCAACACCAACAAGACAACCCACAACACAACTGACGACGACATCCAATGAATTCTCATCAACATTGGCTTACCCTTCGACTTCCAGCTGCAATGGGAATACCGAAATCGGAATATGGATTAATCAGCAGATCAATGGAAGTCTAGCTCTGGATAAACTAATCAAGAAAATGTTGATAATTGTGGGTAAGATCGAGCGTCACATACACAGAAAATGCTGTCCCTACGAGCCCATCCGCGATCGGGTGGAAGTAGTCCACGATGGCATCGATTTCTTGCTGCAATTAAACGGTATAGAGCCCTACAAGAGAGCGCAGTCCACGGGCTATATCGGCTCCGACTTTGATAATCTAAAGACGAGATTGGAGTACCTGAGCCTTGCGCTAGCCAAGGGAGCAGCAAAGGGAAATCGTTCCGTAGGAAAGTGCTGCCCCGCCTGGTCTGACCAATATAATACTTTCCAAGTTGAGATGGAAGAAAATTTTGAAAAGCTTGAAGCAGATAGCTCCGATCTGACGGCATATTTGACAAACTTGATCGACAAGCAAGAGGCCTTGGAGATGGATAGGTCAGATCAAGTGAAGCTTTTGCAAAGTCTAGACGCTTTGCATGGCAGTCCAGCTTCTGAGAGCACAGAAAGGTGTTGTCCGAATCAGGAAAAAGATATGGAAAATATAGAAAAGATATTGAAAGACTTGAAATTAAGTGACGGCCTGCCAGAGTCAATCGCGACAGCTGACTCTCTTCAGGATAGACTGACTAAAGCGAACGCAAATCTAATAAGTGCGAAAGGCTTGCTGAACGATGAGGAGGCAAATATCCGAAAAATGGCTTCTCTGTGCGGAGAGTTTTGTCCAAGTCAGAAGAAAGGAAATATCGACTATCAATCGGCAAAAGTAAGCCAACTAGAAGAACAAATGAAGGAAATTAATGATAAAGCTCCAGAGATAATTGAACTTTTAAAGTCACCAAATTGGCCAGAACATCTGAAAGCTATAGAAAAGGTAAGGCAAGAAGTCAAAGATTTTATGACCAAGCAGAGACAGGATGATGTGAACCAGCAATTGGCCATGGTTCCCGAAGAGCCATCGGAGTCAGTAAAAAAGATGACCCACAGCTTGGAAGAGCTGGAGGCGAAGCTGAGTGAACTCCGTCCCAAGAACCAGACCTACGAACAGCTCCTGTTAGACAGCATCGGAGGACTGGAGCAACGTCTGCGAGACCGTCTGAGTGGCCTAAACGCAATGATCACTAAGACCGAAGCGGATGCAGATAAATGTAACTCTAATTGCGACTGGGGGAATCTGCCGCCCATGGAGGAACTCCAGGAAAGGGTCAAGGAAATGGCGGCATTGGTTGTTACAAAGTAG
- the LOC108153608 gene encoding uncharacterized protein LOC108153608 isoform X1: MKAIRCKSKKQAQAFNHVMQVRKGYLVLLLVLVAKETKVSSKKVSSLEPRSLNQSQKFEYCVKILMLCHLIWDSPPDYEDFDNANVDSMKYAHGNSHFKDDYKKANCIPPGLSKKDLLEFWVAVAEWEMEVRNLFLVEKFLPIIKESDNAITINLWGLLHLRKSVMCYRKLDPKATLTPTPTPTPTRQPTTQLTTTSNEFSSTLAYPSTSSCNGNTEIGIWINQQINGSLALDKLIKKMLIIVGKIERHIHRKCCPYEPIRDRVEVVHDGIDFLLQLNGIEPYKRAQSTGYIGSDFDNLKTRLEYLSLALAKGAAKGNRSVGKCCPAWSDQYNTFQVEMEENFEKLEADSSDLTAYLTNLIDKQEALEMDRSDQVKLLQSLDALHGSPASESTERCCPNQEKDMENIEKILKDLKLSDGLPESIATADSLQDRLTKANANLISAKGLLNDEEANIRKMASLCGEFCPSQKKGNIDYQSAKVSQLEEQMKEINDKAPEIIELLKSPNWPEHLKAIEKVRQEVKDFMTKQRQDDVNQQLAMVPEEPSESVKKMTHSLEELEAKLSELRPKNQTYEQLLLDSIGGLEQRLRDRLSGLNAMITKTEADADKCNSNCDWGNLPPMEELQERVKEMAALVVTK, from the exons ATGAAAGCAATCAGGTGTAAATCAAAGAAACAGGCCCAGGCATTCAATCACGTCATG CAGGTTCGAAAAGGCTATTTGGTGCTCCTCTTGGTTTTGGTAGCCAAAGAAACCAAAGTTTCGAGCAAAAAGGTTTCCAGTCTGGAGCCCAGAAGCTTGAACCAATCACAGAAATTCGAGTACTGCGTCAAGATTCTTATGTTGTGCCACCTCATCTGGGATTCGCCGCCCGACTACGAGGATTTTGACAACGCGAACGTGGATTCAATGAAGTATGCTCACGGTAACAGTCACTTCAAGGACGATTACAAGAAGGCCAATTGCATACCTCCGGGCCTCAGTAAAAAAGATCTATTAGAGTTCTGGGTAGCTGTGGCCGAGTGGGAGATGGAGGTGAGGAACCTTTTCCTCGTCGAGAAATTCCTGCCCATCATCAAGGAGTCCGACAACGCCATTACGATCAATCTGTGGGGGTTGCTCCACCTCCGAAAGTCAGTAATGTGCTATCGAAAATTGGACCCCAAAGCGACACTGACACCGACACCGACTCCAACACCAACAAGACAACCCACAACACAACTGACGACGACATCCAATGAATTCTCATCAACATTGGCTTACCCTTCGACTTCCAGCTGCAATGGGAATACCGAAATCGGAATATGGATTAATCAGCAGATCAATGGAAGTCTAGCTCTGGATAAACTAATCAAGAAAATGTTGATAATTGTGGGTAAGATCGAGCGTCACATACACAGAAAATGCTGTCCCTACGAGCCCATCCGCGATCGGGTGGAAGTAGTCCACGATGGCATCGATTTCTTGCTGCAATTAAACGGTATAGAGCCCTACAAGAGAGCGCAGTCCACGGGCTATATCGGCTCCGACTTTGATAATCTAAAGACGAGATTGGAGTACCTGAGCCTTGCGCTAGCCAAGGGAGCAGCAAAGGGAAATCGTTCCGTAGGAAAGTGCTGCCCCGCCTGGTCTGACCAATATAATACTTTCCAAGTTGAGATGGAAGAAAATTTTGAAAAGCTTGAAGCAGATAGCTCCGATCTGACGGCATATTTGACAAACTTGATCGACAAGCAAGAGGCCTTGGAGATGGATAGGTCAGATCAAGTGAAGCTTTTGCAAAGTCTAGACGCTTTGCATGGCAGTCCAGCTTCTGAGAGCACAGAAAGGTGTTGTCCGAATCAGGAAAAAGATATGGAAAATATAGAAAAGATATTGAAAGACTTGAAATTAAGTGACGGCCTGCCAGAGTCAATCGCGACAGCTGACTCTCTTCAGGATAGACTGACTAAAGCGAACGCAAATCTAATAAGTGCGAAAGGCTTGCTGAACGATGAGGAGGCAAATATCCGAAAAATGGCTTCTCTGTGCGGAGAGTTTTGTCCAAGTCAGAAGAAAGGAAATATCGACTATCAATCGGCAAAAGTAAGCCAACTAGAAGAACAAATGAAGGAAATTAATGATAAAGCTCCAGAGATAATTGAACTTTTAAAGTCACCAAATTGGCCAGAACATCTGAAAGCTATAGAAAAGGTAAGGCAAGAAGTCAAAGATTTTATGACCAAGCAGAGACAGGATGATGTGAACCAGCAATTGGCCATGGTTCCCGAAGAGCCATCGGAGTCAGTAAAAAAGATGACCCACAGCTTGGAAGAGCTGGAGGCGAAGCTGAGTGAACTCCGTCCCAAGAACCAGACCTACGAACAGCTCCTGTTAGACAGCATCGGAGGACTGGAGCAACGTCTGCGAGACCGTCTGAGTGGCCTAAACGCAATGATCACTAAGACCGAAGCGGATGCAGATAAATGTAACTCTAATTGCGACTGGGGGAATCTGCCGCCCATGGAGGAACTCCAGGAAAGGGTCAAGGAAATGGCGGCATTGGTTGTTACAAAGTAG
- the LOC108152674 gene encoding angio-associated migratory cell protein codes for MRDNTPPHRPDFEDDDDEILEEIELDANAAPSLDEDDDLEEVTLEQLEARLGLHDEDDEYEMDEESIRERERIANIIDEAVLTFRNHTAPVFACSLHPHYNWAVTGSEDDLAFVWDTNNREVLYKITEHKDTITEAHFSHDGAYLVTGDLAGEINVFKVSEQREERPILTKVWEYSMSDMSWLFWHRGAHVLLAGSDSGEVYVWRIPSGDCKILAGQGARCESGELSGDGKKLLTAYMNGAVKLWDLKTCQVLMEVNEQHPMGFGEVTHAVVACELDSPFYICAEGGGKMLFCTNSGPVSVVQSEHGIECIAFAPASSDFKLFACGSLDGHISIWDYSKYSLRTVCENPVPNDGVLRIKWLNDNTIMAATSNGNLNAFDARTGTLKFTLTGHFCHIYELAYKPLDSLLLTVSEDTTAKIFKVPPLGD; via the exons ATGCGCGACAATACGCCACCGCATCGTCCGGACTTtgaagacgacgacgatgagaTACTGGAGGAGATCGAGCTAGACGCGAATGCAGCGCCGTCTCTGGACGAGGACGATGACTTGGAGGAGGTGACGCTGGAGCAGCTGGAGGCACGTCTGGGACTTCACGACGAAGACGATGAATATGAAATGGATGAGGAGTCTATCCGGGAACGAGAGCGCATTGCGAACATAATAGACGAGGCGGTACTCACGTTCCGCAACCATACAGCACCGGTCTTCGCCTGCAGCCTGCATCCGCACTACAATTGGGCGGTGACGGGCAGCGAGGACGATTTAGCCTTTGTTTGGGACACGAACAACAGAGAGGTGCTCTACAAGATCACCGAACACAAGGACACCATCACCGAGGCGCACTTCAGCCACGATGGCGCTTACCTGGTAACGGGAGATCTTGCCGGTGAGATCAATGTCTTCAAAGTAAGCGAGCAGCGCGAGGAGCGCCCCATTCTGACCAAGGTCTGGGAATACTCCATGTCCGACATGTCGTGGCTCTTCTGGCATCGCGGTGCCCATGTGCTCCTGGCGGGCAGCGACAGCGGCGAGGTGTACGTTTGGCGCATTCCCAGCGGAGATTGCAAAATCCTTGCCGGTCAGGGGGCGCGCTGCGAGTCCGGAGAACTGAGCGGCGACGGCAAGAAGCTGCTAACGGCCTATATGAATGGCGCCGTCAAGCTCTGGGACTTGAAGACCTGCCAGGTGCTCATGGAGGTGAACGAGCAGCACCCGATGGGCTTCGGAGAGGTCACCCACGCAGTGGTGGCCTGTGAACTCGACTCTCCCTTCTACATCTGCGCCGAGGGTGGAG GAAAAATGCTATTCTGCACCAACAGTGGACCCGTCAGTGTTGTGCAGTCGGAGCACGGCATCGAGTGCATTGCCTTTGCTCCCGCTTCTTCGGACTTTAAGCTCTTTGCCTGCGGCTCGCTGGACGGTCACATATCCATATGGGACTACTCAAAGTATTCGCTGCGCACTGTCTGCGAGAATCCAGTGCCTAACGATGGCGTCCTTAG GATCAAATGGCTGAACGACAACACTATCATGGCGGCCACATCGAACGGCAATCTGAATGCTTTCGATGCCCGCACGGGCACCCTGAAGTTTACCCTCACTGGACACTTCTGTCACATCTACGAATTGGCCTACAAGCCTCTGGACAGCCTGCTGTTGACCGTATCCGAGGACACTACAGCCAAGATATTTAAGGTTCCGCCGCTGGGCGATTAA
- the LOC108152673 gene encoding Y+L amino acid transporter 2: MARIQASDSLIPRQIFEMPPAEQPSRDRENQSSADSDSQGSGVKLKKQIGLLDGVAIIVGVIVGSGIFVSPKGVLKFSGSIGQSLIVWVLCGVLSMVGALCYAELGTMIPKSGGDYAYIGTAFGPLPAFLYLWVALLILVPTGNAITALTFAQYLLKPFWPSCEAPAEAVQLLAAAMICVLTVINCYNVKWVTRVTDIFTGTKVLALLVIVGAGVWYLADGNTEHWDKPFSGGNLSPGYIALAFYSGLFSYSGWNYLNFVTEELKDPYRNLPKAICISMPVVTVIYMVTNVAYFSVLSTDEILSSDAVAVTFGDKMLDYMSWVMPFAVACSTFGSLNGAIFASSRLFFVGARNGHLPAAISLINVNCLTPVPSLIFLGVLTLLLLFIKDTYVLINYVSYVEALFTLISVSGLLWLRYKQPKTERPIRVNLALPIIYLIVCLFLVISSCSQSPYEVGIGTIIILSGIPVYYLTIHHPVKWLADTSQSINLWCSKFFICMPNQEKFD; encoded by the exons ATGGCGCGTATTCAGGCGAGCGATTCTCTTATACCCCGACAAATCTTTGAGATGCCTCCCGCTGAGCAGCCGAGCCGCGACCGGGAGAACCAGTCCTCCGCGGACAGCGACAGCCAGGGCTCCGGGGTGAAGCTCAAGAAGCAGATCGGTCTGCTCGATGGGGTGGCCATCATCGTGGGTGTCATCGTGGGCTCCGGCATCTTCGTCAGCCCCAAAGGTGTGCTCAAGTTCTCCGGCTCAATTGGACAATCGCTTATCGTCTGGGTGCTATGTGGTGTTCTCAGCATGGTCGGCGCCCTGTGCTATGCGGAACTAG GCACAATGATACCAAAATCCGGAGGAGATTATGCCTACATTGGCACAGCCTTTGGTCCACTGCCTGCTTTCCTTTATCTATGGGTCGCCCTGCTGATTCTGGTGCCCACGGGCAATGCGATCACGGCCCTGACCTTTGCCCAGTACCTTCTGAAGCCCTTCTGGCCCTCCTGCGAGGCGCCCGCCGAGGCCGTACAGCTGCTGGCGGCTGCCATGATAT GTGTGCTCACCGTTATCAACTGCTACAATGTCAAGTGGGTGACACGTGTGACGGACATATTCACGGGCACCAAGGTGTTGGCCCTTCTGGTTATCGTCGGCGCAGGCGTCTGGTACTTGGCCGATGGCAACACAGAGCACTGGGACAAGCCGTTCAGCGGGGGCAATCTTTCCCCGGGATACATTGCCCTAGCGTTCTACAGTGGCCTCTTCTCGTACTCCGGTTGGAATTACCTTAACTTTGTCACGGAGGAGCTGAAGGATCCCTACCGCAATCTCCCCAAGGCCATTTGCATCTCCATGCCGGTAGTGACGGTCATCTACATGGTCACGAACGTTGCTTACTTCTCGGTGCTGTCCACCGACGAAATACTCTCATCGGATGCGGTGGCCGTCACCTTTGGGGACAAGATGCTGGACTACATGTCCTGGGTGATGCCCTTTGCCGTGGCCTGTTCGACTTTTGGCTCTCTCAATGGCGCCATCTTTGCATCGTCCAGGTTGTTCTTCGTGGGGGCCCGCAACGGACACCTACCGGCGGCCATTTCCCTCATCAATGTCAATTGTCTTACCCCGGTGCCATCGCTGATATTTCTG GGCGTTCTCACCCTCTTGCTGCTGTTCATCAAGGACACCTACGTGCTGATCAACTACGTCAGCTACGTGGAGGCCCTGTTCACGCTCATCTCGGTGTCGGGTCTGCTGTGGCTGCGCTACAAGCAGCCCAAGACGGAGCGACCCATACGGGTCAATCTGGCACTGCCGATCATCTATTTGATCGTTTGCCTCTTCCTGGTGATATCCTCGTGCTCGCAGTCGCCCTACGAAGTGGGCATTGGCACAATAATCATCCTGTCCGGCATTCCGGTCTACTATCTGACCATTCACCATCCGGTCAAGTGGCTGGCGGACACCTCGCAGTCCATCAACCTGTGGTGCTCCAAGTTCTTTATCTGTATGCCCAATCAGGAGAAGTTCGATTAG
- the LOC108153059 gene encoding zinc transporter ZIP10 has protein sequence MAPKPLLIVRLLCLGALLGTAHTSLEYNRYLEQIFQKYGDGGTINFEGLEHLMYSLNLGQIEFDPSHTIAEHRPQGYSNETKASTNGTYFGKQISTNASTDEDVLDVQISPDISKTSKHSESGPAVPEFLEIHDPKHRHPRESSVEGRPWPAAACLSPKLLLSLIVDHNDLHNNSIYRKLIKKDSTVPTETTHNSDEEYNNFINSVRITPRAFMKLCPALLAQIDGGVCAQPAPRLHIMQDKNQRIWDAWIYASICMFVLSACGLLGILLVPLMKTAAYQEVLKFLVSIAVGTLAGDALMHLLPHALFKEEKHEQALGADGASIDGVHNHSSEPALLCGCSFLAALFMYILENVLPLLKGDKQSHGHSHGHGHSHGHSHGQQLEKAAPETPRELNVMLQETKLDAKSPERPLTPVAFMVIIGDGLHNLTDGMAIGAAFASDPVTGLATAFAVLCHELPHELGDFALLLQTGVSMRRAIYMNLVSSVLSFVGMAVGLFIAGIGDGMTQWIYAATAGSFLYIAFADLVPTMSVAHNPEMAKDPKGIMIQILGIFLGGLIMLIIALNEHDLEGLFKSF, from the exons ATGGCCCCAAAGCCCCTGCTAATCGTGCGCCTCCTGTGCCTCGGGGCACTCCTGGGTACGGCGCACACCTCGCTGGAGTACAACCGCTACCTGGAGCAGATATTCCAAAAGTACGGCGATGGCGGGACAATCAACTTTGAG GGTCTCGAGCATTTAATGTACAGCTTGAATCTGGGCCAGATCGAGTTCGACCCCTCGCACACCATTGCTGAGCACCGACCGCAGGGCTACTCGAATGAGACTAAAGCCAGCACAAACGGGACCTACTTTGGCAAGCAGATCAGCACTAATGCCAGCACCGACGAGGATGTTCTGGATGTGCAGATATCACCAGATATCAGCAAGACCTCAAAGCACTCAGAGTCGGGGCCTGCGGTTCCAGAGTTCCTGGAAATACACGACCCCAAGCATCGGCATCCGCGGGAGAGCAGCG TGGAGGGCAGACCTTGGCCTGCTGCCGCCTGTTTGTCACCGAAGCTTTTGCTATCCCTCATTGTGGACCACAATGACCTGCACAATAACAGTATTTACCGCAAGCTGATCAAGAAGGACTCCACCGTTCCGACGGAGACCACACACAACTCTGATGAGGAGTACAACAACTTCATCAACTCGGTACGGATCACCCCGAGAGCATTCATGAAGCTATGTCCAGCTCTGTTGGCCCAAATCGACGGCGGAGTGTGTGCACAGCCAGCTCCACGACTGCACATTATGCAGGATAAGAACCAGAGGATTTGGGATG CTTGGATATATGCCAGCATTTGTATGTTTGTGCTCTCTGCATGCGGTCTGCTTGGCATTCTCCTAGTGCCTTTGATGAAAACAGCAGCTTATCAGGAGGTTCTCAAGTTTCTGGTGTCCATAGCCGTGGGCACACTGGCCGGAGATGCGCTGATGCACTTGCTGCCTCATGCTCTCTTCAAAGAGGAGAAGCACGAGCAGGCCCTAGGCGCAGATGGTGCTTCCATCGATGGCGTACACAACCACAGCAGTGAGCCTGCCCTGCTGTGTGGCTGTTCCTTCCTTGCCGCCCTGTTCATGTACATTCTGGAGAACGTACTTCCACTGCTGAAGGGTGACAAGCAGAGCCACGGGCACAGCCATGGACACGGGCACAGTCATGGCCACTCGCATGGCCAGCAGTTGGAGAAGGCGGCCCCAGAGACACCACGTGAGCTGAATGTGATGCTGCAGGAAACGAAGCTGGACGCAAAGTCACCAGAGCGACCACTCACCCCTGTGGCGTTCATGGTCATCATTGGCGACGGGCTGCACAATCTCACCGATGGCATGGCCATTGGAGCCGCCTTTGCCAGTGATCCGGTAACTGGACTGGCCACAGCATTCGCCGTCCTATGCCACGAGCTGCCGCACGAGCTGGGCGACTTTGCACTCCTTCTGCAGACGGGCGTCTCCATGAGGCGAGCCATTTACATGAACCTGGTTAGCTCGGTTCTGAGCTTTGTTGGCATGGCTGTCGGTCTGTTCATTGCCGGCATTGGAGATGGGATGACGCAGTGGATCTATGCAGCCACCGCCGGATCCTTCCTGTACATTGCCTTTGCCGATCTGGTGCCCACAATGAGTGTGGCCCACAATCCAGAGATGGCGAAGGATCCAAAGGGTATTATGATCCAGATACTCGGCATATTCCTGGGCGGACTGATCATGTTGATCATTGCCCTGAACGAACACGACCTGGAGGGACTGTTCAAGAGCTTCTAG